The Armatimonadota bacterium nucleotide sequence TGATGACCCTTCGGGTGTGGTCGACCAGAAGAATCCGCCATGCCTGGAGTCCCAGAGCTTGTCAACCAGGAACCCAACACCGTGTCGGGCCCAATCTTTGAATTCGGTCCGATCGGGCCTATGCCTATAGGCCCGGGCGGCGGTCCAGGTCATCCTCGCCTGAAAGACCACTCCTCGCTCATCGCCTGGGAGCCGGGACCAGTCCTCAGCGAGGTTCTGGTGAAAGCCTCCCTCTTCGGAGACGCAGGCGGGAAACCAGCGATCAAGGAAGTGGGTGAAAAGGTGGCGCTCGATGTCCTGGGCGAGCAAGGTTGGGTCCAAGCCGGGCGAAGCAGTTGTGGCCATTGGTCAGGTTCATTGTGAACCAGAACCAGCAGGCCTGGCGGGCCAAATGGGGCTCATAACAACCAAAAGAAGTATACGATGGCGGTCAAGAGGAACCCGAGGCTCGAAAACAGGAAGATCCTCTGCCTTCCATAGACCCCTCCGACGACGCAAATGAGGGCACCCATGACCACCTCGGGCCAGTCCACTCCCGCGCGGGAATGCGCGGACCCGGAGATCGGCAAGACGAAGCAGATGAGGCCCAGCACCAGGAGGAAGCCGAGCAGCCTGCGTGTCCCCGGCTCCTCGCTTTCATGCGAGCGCCAAAGTCCAACAGCCAGCCCAGCCAGGATGATCCATTCCATGCAGAACCGAACGTCGACCTCGTGTCCTGGCGGCCATTTGGATTGCATGGTGACGGGAGAGAGCAAGAACGAAGCGAGGGCAATGCAGAACAGGAACACGATCGCGAGCAGGTCAAGCCACGGAAGGGGTTTGTGCGTCCCAGATGTTGTGATCGTCACCAATCTTGAGTGTAACACCAGACTTTTCCTGAGCCAAAACAGGTACGGGGTCTGGGCGCCAGCCGTGGTACAATGCCTCATCCAAACGCGTGCTTCAAAGGCGCAGCGCCGGTTGGTAGCTTTGATCCCGCACCGGCCCGAAAACTGACTCTGACCCCAACGCAATGCCTTGTAGCCGCAGGCTTCAGCCTGCGCACCATAGAGGTTTGCGTACGGTGCCGGAGCAGCGCAGGCTAAAGCCTGCGGCTACAAGAGGAGCCGGTCGGCCGAAAAGGGGAAGAAGTGGCCCAACAAGCTGAGTTTAACCTGATGCACGCGCCCGCGGACTTGGAACATCTGTATCGCCAGATGCTCTACATCCGCCATTTCGAAGAGAAGACCCTCGTGGCCTTTCGGCAAGGCAAGGCCGGCGGGTACCTCCACGTTTACAGCGGGATGGAAGCCCTTTGTTGCGGCTGGCTGAACGTGATCCGCCAAGGCTACGACTACGTGATCACCGCCTATCGCGACCATGGCCATGCCATCGTGCTGGGCACCGATCCGGTCGCCGTGATGGCCGAAATCATGGGCCGAAAAGGTGGCACGAGCGCCGGCAAGGGCGGGTCGATGCACCTCTACGATATCAAACGCGGCTTCTTCGGCGGCTGGGGCATCGTCGGTGGGCACAACGCATTGGGAGCGGGTCTTGCCCTGGCAGCCAAGTATCGCGGAGAGGACCGGGTGACGCTTTGCTATCTGGGAGATGGCGCATCCAACGCGGGTGTGTTCTTCGAGACCCTGAACATGGCGGCGCTTTGGCAGCTGCCCATCGTGTTCATCATCGAGAACAACTTTTACGCCATGGGCACGGCGCTGGAGCGCCACGCCGCCGATCCCGATCTCTCCAAGCGCGGCATCCCATTCGGTATTCCTCATGAGAGGCTGGACAGCCAAGACCTCCTACAGGTGATGAAGGACGCCGAGAGGATCGTCGAGCACGTTCGCACAAAGGGCGGCCCCTACCTGGTGGAGGCGCTCTGCTACCGGTTCGAGGGCCACGGCGCTGCGGACCACGACCGCGGGCTCTACCGCTCGAAAGAGGAAGAGCAGGAGTGGCTGAAACGCGACCCCATCAAGCTCCTCGAGAAGCATTTCGAAGAGAACAACCTGATGACCCGAGAGAAAATGGAGGCCATCGACGAGGAGATGCGCGACGCCGCCGAGCGCGTGTACGCAGAAGCTGACGCGATGCCGCATCCGGACCCAGCAGAGGTCTACGACAACGTGTATTCGGATATGGGGCCAGAGGTGGGGCACTAATGTCAACTGCCACACTAACCTACCGGGACGCCGTGCGCCAAGCCCTGATCGAAGAGATGGACCGCGATCCGAGCGTCTTCGTCATGGGCGAGGATATCGGCAAGTACAAGGGCACGTTCCGCGTGACCGACGGCCTCTATGAGAAGTACTGCCAGACGCCAAAGGACTGGCTTCGCGAGCCATTTCACCCCGAGCTGAACGACGGCATCGGCAGGCGAATCATCGACACGCCGATCGTAGAGCCCGGCATCGTTGGCCTGGCCAACGGAGCGGCGATGGCGGGCCTTCGACCCGTGGTCGAGATGATGACCATGTCGTTCTCAATCCTCGCGCTCGATCAGATCATCAACCACGCAGCGAAGATCCATTACATGACCAACGGTGAGATCTCGTGCCCGATCGTGGTGCGCGGTCCCGGCGGCGCGGCAAACCAGCTCAGCGCGCAGCACAGCCACTCGATCGAAGGGTGGTACGCCCACGTCCCCGGCCTAAAGGTCGTCGCGCCCGCCTTTCCTGCCGACGCCAAGGGCATGCTGAAGGCGGCGATCCGCGACGATAACCCGGTCATCTTCACCGAAAACCCCGGCCTCTACGGCATCAAGGGCGAGGTGAGCGACGATCCGAACACCCTCCTCGAGTTCGGCAAGGCGAACGTGGTGAGAGTGGGAAAAGACATCACGCTGGTGGCCTACAGCCGAATGGTTCACACGTGCCTCAAGGCTGCCGAAACTCTGGCCTCCGACGGCATCGACGCCGAGGTGGTGGATGTGCGCTCGCTGCTCCCGCTGGACACCGAGAGGATCTTTGCCTCCGTGCGCAAGACCCACCGTGCGGTGGTGGTCTATGAGGACTGGAAGAGCGGCGGCTTTGGCGCCGAGATCGCGGCCAGGATCGGCGAGCACTGCTTCGACGATTTGGATGCTCCAGTCTCGCGCGTGGGTGGTTTGAACGTCCCCATGCCCTATTCCAGAGTTCTGGAGCTCGAGTGCATCCCCAACGAGGGGAATGTGGTCGAGGCCGTCCGGAAGCTGGGGTAGCGGACAGCGGTCCGATGCTCACGATTTGGTGGTTGAGGTAGATCGCTGGGAAACGGGGCGGTTCCCCGTTCGCGTATCAAGGAACATGGCTGCTGTCCCTTCACGACGCTCTGTCCTTGTCACCGCATCTCTCGCGGCACTGTCTCCGAAGCTCTTGGGCCAGCAGTCAGGGGCCAAACAAGCTTCACCCGTTGAAGCCGCCTTTGTACGCGACTACCCCGAGCCTGGGTTCAAACCCTCTTGGAAGACTCCTCAGCTCAACCGGTCCTTGTTGCAGGACTTCGTGATCTATGCTCACTCCGATCTGGACATGACGCGAAAACTTCTGGATCGTGAGCCCGCATTGCTCAACGGCATGATGGATTGGGGGAGCGGCGACTGGGAGTCGGCCCTCGGCGGGGCATCTCACATGGGCAGGCACGACATCGTCGATTTCCTGCTTGAGCGCGGTGCTCGCATGGACATCTTCTGCGCCACCATGAAGGGCCAGCTCGAAGCGGTAAAAGCTTTCCTGACCCTTCAGCCGAAGCTTATCGACGCGCGCGGCCCCCATGGCTTCAACCTGCATTTCCACGCTCAGCTTGCCGGCAAAAGGGCCGACGAAATGGTCGCCTATCTGCAGTCGGTGAAGAAGATCGACCTCAAACCGAATCCGTTTCTGAAGGGTGGCGGGTAGCTCAGCCAAGGAGACCATCTCACACCGGTAGGATTCAAATCGGCAGCTTGCGTAGGCGCATTCTCTGGCTGCTCAGAGCGACGACAGCCCCTTCGTCGAGTTCTTTTTCAATGAGGGCCACCTGGTTTGCCAACAGAATGGCCAGGGGCTCGGGCTGCGTCGGGTAGTCACCAGTCAGATAGAGTACCGACGGTCCCGTCGCGCCACTCAAGGCGAGCATCTCGGGAAAGTCGCTATCGGCGGTGACGAGAACAGATCCACTTTCGAGCGCCGCCTGAACCACCTCACTGTCTGCCGACGCCTGTAGGCCCAGCGCTCGGACATGGGAAGCCTCGATGCCAAGTTCTTTGAGGCATGGCGCCAATCTCGCAGACAGGTTGTTGTCGATTAGGAACCGCACCGCTAGTTGACTTTGTAGCTTCGAGTTCGCGTTGCTTCCGACGCGAAACGAAGGGCTTCGGTGATGTCTTCGGCTTCAAGGTCTGGCCAATCCATAAGGATCTGCTCTCGGGTCCACCCGTCGGCAACCAGACGGACCAGTGTGGCAACCGGCATGCGGAGGTTACGGATGCAAGGCTCGCCCCCCATCTGCTCAGGATTCACTGTGATTCGTGCAAAGCCCACAGAAGGAGTATACAACGAACCCGACCATGGCCCATTTCGGATTCTCTGGACGCCGACCTCCGGCCCCTACGCCGTCTGCGCGACAGCCAGGTTCAGTTCCTCGATCATCGCCTTTCGCATGAGATACTTCTGCACCTTGCCGGTGACCGTCGTCGGGTAGGAATCCATGAACCGGATGTACCGTGGGATCTTGTAGTGGGCGATCTGCCCCTTACAGAAAGCTTGAATCTCCTCGGCAGTGGCTTCCTCACTGTGGTGCAGGATGATCCAAGCGCAGATCTCTTCGCCATACTTCTCATCCGGCACACCAAACACCTGGACGTCCTGGACTTTCGGGTGCCGATAGAGATACTCCTCGATCTCTCTGGGGTAGATGTTCTCGCCGCCGCGGATGACCATGTCCTTGATCCGGCCGACTATGTTGCCGTAGCCGTCTTCATCCAGCGTCGCCAGATCGCCGGTGTGCATCCAGTGGGCCCGGTCGATGACCTCGCGGGTCCGGTCCGGGTCGCCCCAATAGCCGAGCATCACGCTGTAGCCACGGGTCACGAGCTCGCCCGGTACGCCGGGCGGGACGATACGTCCCTCGTGGTCCACGATTTTCACCTCGATATGCGGATGCACGCGCCCGACCGTGGACACGCGCTTTTCGATGGAATCGTCCACCGCGCTCTGGAAGCTGGCAGGACTGGTCTCGGTCATGCCGTAGGCGATGGTGACCTGGCGCATGTTCATGCGGTCCACGACTTGCTTCATGACTTCGATGGGGCAAGGCGCGCCGGCCATGATGCCGGTCCTGAGGGAGGAGAGATCGAACTCGCTGAAGCGTGGTTGTTCGAGCTCGGCGATGAACATGGTCGGAACGCCGTGTAGCGCCGTGCAGCGCTCCTCCTGAACGGTTTCCAGCACGGCCAGCGGATCAAACGCCTCCGAGGGGTAGACCATCGTCGAACCGTGGGTGACGCAAGCCAGGTTCCCGAGCACCATCCCAAAGCAGTGGTAGAGCGGCACGGGGATGCAGATCTTGTCTTGTTCCGATAGCCGCATCGCCTCACCAACAAAGAAGCCGTTGTTCAGGATGTTGTGGTGGGTGAGGGTCGCTCCCTTGGGGGTGCCGGTGGTACCGCTGGTGAATTGGATGTTGATGGGGTCATCGAATTGAAGCTGGGTTTGAAGGCTTGCGAGCGCTTGACAATGGACGTCGGTGGCCAGCGGCGCTACATCTTGGAATCGCAGGACACCTGCTTCCGGGTCATCGCCGATGCAGATGACGACTTGCAGATTGGGGAGTTTCTCGCATCGGAGTTCTCCCGGAGCGCTGGTTTCAAGCTCTGGGGCAAGGGTGCGGACCATCCCCAGATAGTCGCTTGTCTTAAACCTGCGTGCGGTCACCAGGGCCTTGCACTCGACCGTGTTCAGGACGAACTCGAGCTCCGAGAGCCTATAGGCGGGATTGATGTTGACCAGGATGATCCCGGCCTTTGCTGTGGCGAACTGGGTCACCACCCATTCGGCGCAGTTGAGCGACCAGATGCCGAGGCGGTCGCCGGGCCTGAGCCCTAGGGCGAGCAAGCCTGCCGCGAAGGCGTCGACCTGCTTTTGTAGTTCAACGTAGGTCCATCGGATGCCTTGGTGGCGTATGACAAGCGCTTCGCGGTCCGGCCAGCGGGCGGCCGCTTGGTCGAAATGGATGCCGATGGTGTCGCCGATGAGGGGCACGGTTGAAGCTCCGTGCACGTAGCTTTGGGTCAATTTCTGCATTGCCGTCCCAGACAGCAGGGACCTATTTGCGGCCCCAGGGGGGTGAAGCACCCGGTTTCAAGGTACCTGGACTCCGAGGGAAGTGGGGGGGCTAGGGATGAATCGGTGAGTGGGGGTAAGGGAGAATTGGTTGGAGCGCGAGCGGGCGAATCGGGGAAAGGGTGGATGGGTGGATTGGAGAATGGGTGAAAGGCGGTGAGGGGGGCATCCATTGGGATGCGGCGGCCTGGCGCCGCTCAATCGCGGCCCGCTACTCCTTACCCTTCACCTCGATCTTGCTTTCGAACTTCGAGCTGTCCCCGGTCACCCCGTAGGCGACGCCTTCGGCTTTCATCTTGTCGAGCAAGGTGGGAACCGTGCCGCTCAAGAAGACCTTGCCCTCCCGAACATCGACGGCAACACCGCTGGCATTAAGCCCCGCAACCAATTTGAACCCGGCGGCCATTTTGGCCTTAAGGGCGGCGTCGCTCAGCGTGCCACCGGCCTCTTCCATGGCCTGGCGGCCCTTGGCGGCGGCTTCGTCGTAGGCGCGCTTTCCCATTTCGCTCATCGCTGCTGCGCCCTCTTTGGCCTTCTCGCCGACGATCGTCGCACCTACTTTCAGCTTGTCGCCGGCCTGCTCGGCGGCGCGTTTGGCGGCGACGGCGGCATCGCCGGTCTTTTGGCGGACCTCGTCATCGCTCATCGAGCAGCCAAGCGGGAGCAGGACGATCAACAAGAGAGCAGCCGAGCGGATCATATTCCTGGATACGGTTGAAGTCGCCCATCAGATGCGCCGCGGGTAGGGTCCGTTTCGAAGAGCGCAGCCCCTCCTTGTCGTAGGCTGACAACACTTCCGGCTCTTCTCTACACTTTTGTCGAGTATTGCTCTGAACCTGCGTGGGAAATTGAGTGGGCTCGAAGCGGCTCTGCGCGCTACTCCCTGTTTCGTGGGTGAGTAGTATCAAGTAAGGAGTTCCCCCGATGCTGGCGGCACGTCAGCGCAGACTGCACCCAACCAGCGAGCCGCATATCCGTGGGCGTGCAACGGCCCAGGGGTGGCTTCGTCCACTACTCGATGCCCGTCGGGGTGAAGTCCGCTCCTTGGAGACGCTTATCCATGTCCGTCATCGCCGAAGATAGACCCAAACACGCCAAACGAGCCACGCATTCGATCGCCATGATCGATGGCAATGAAGCCTGTGCGTATGTGGCGTATCGCCTGAACGAAGTCTGCTCAATCTTTCCCATCACGCCCGCTACCCCCATGGCCGAGCTGGCGGACCAGTGGTCCAGCGAGGGCCAGAAGAACCTATGGGGTTCTGTGGTGGACGTCATCGAGATGCAGAGCGAACTTGGCGCCGCAGGAACGCTGCACGGCGCTCTGCAATCCGGTGCATTGGGCACCAGCTTCACCTCCTCGCAGGGGCTGATGCTGATGATCCCGAACATGTTCAAAATCGCCGGCGAGCTCACACCGTGCGTGATCCACGTGGCGGCCAGGGCGATGGCGGCCAATGGCATCTCCATCTTCTGCGACCATCAGGACGTGATGGCGGTTCGGCAAACCGGCTTTGCCCAGCTTGCCTCCAGTTCGGTACAGGAGGCGCACGACTTCGCCTTGATCGCCCAGGCCGCAAGCCTTAAGGCGCGGATCCCGTTTCTCCACTTTCAAGATGGGTTCCGCACCTCGCACGAGGTGAACAAGATTGAGCTTCTTTCGGAGGACCAGATGCGCGCCTTGATCGACGAAGAGGCGATCCTCGCTCACCGGTTGAGGGCGATGAACCCCGACAATCCGGATATCCGAGGCACGGTGCAAAACAACGACATCTATTTCCAGGCGCGCGAGACCATCAATCCGTTCTATGCGAAGTGCCCGGAGATCGTGCAGGGCGTGATGGATCAGCTCGCCGCATTGACCGGGCGGGCCTACAGGCTGTTCGAGTACGCGGGCCACCCTGAGGCCGAGCGCGTGATCATATCGATGGGCTCGGGCGCAGAAACCGTACGCGAGACGGTCGAATACCTGGCAAAACAGGGCGAAAAGGTCGGAGCAATTCAGGTGCACCTCTTCCGGCCGTTCTCGGTCTCTCATTTCATTCAGGCTCTTCCCAAGACCGTCAGGGCCATCGCCGTGCTGGATCGCACCAAAGAGCCCGGTGCCTCCGGAGAGCCGCTGTATCAAGACGTCCTCACGGCGATTTTCGAAGACCTCGGACCTCGGACCTCGGACCTCAGACCTCGTATCATCGGCGGCCGCTACGGACTTGCCGGCAAGGAGTTTCACCCCGGAATGGTCAAGGCGGTTCTGGACGAACTGCTAAAGGACAAGCCCAAAAACCACTTCACCCTGGGCATCGAAGATGACGTGGCCCACACCAGCCTCAGTTACGACGATGGGTTCTCCGTGGAGTCTCCCAAGGTTCATCGGGCATTGTTCTACGGTCTTGGAGCGGATGGCACCGTGGGCGCCAACAAGAACACGATCAAGATCATCGGCGAAGACCCAGAGCGCTTTGCCCAGGCATACTTCGTTTACGACTCCAAGAAGTCGGGCTCGCAGACCGTGTCTCACCTGCGCTTCGGCCCGGAGCCGATCCATGCGACCTACCTCATCCGTGCGGCGCAATTCGTCGGCTGCCATTCGTTCGGCTTCATTCACCGCATGGACATCTTGGAGCGTGCGGCTCATGGCGCGACCCTTCTCCTGAACAGCCCCTACGGCCCAGATGAGGTCTGGGACTATCTGCCAAGACCGCTGCAACAGGGGATCCTCGACAAAGGGATCCAGCTCTATGTCATCGACGCCACAGCGGTTGCCCGCGAGACCGGCCTAGGCTCGCGCACCAACACGGTCCTACAGACCTGCTTCTTTGCCATCTCAGGGGTTCTCCCACGTGAGAAGGCCATCGCCAAGATCAAAAAGTCGATCAAGGACACGTACGGCAAGAAGGGCGGGGAAGTGGTGGAGATGAACTTCAAGGCCGTCGACACCACGCTCGAACGGCTTCACAAGGTCTCGATTCCCACCCAGGTCACCAGCAAGCGCGAACTCCTTGAGCCGGTTTCAGGCGATGCGCCCGAATTTGTGAGGTCGGTGACGGCCGCGATGGTGGCGGGGAAGGGGGATCTGCTTCCCGTCAGCAAACTCCCGATCGACGGGGCATATCCCAGCGGAACGACGAAATACGAGAAGCGCAATGTTGCCGATTTCGTGCCGATCTGGGATTCAGGGCTGTGCATTCAATGTGGCAACTGCAGTGTGGTGTGCCCGCACACCTGTATCCGTAGCAGGCTCTTTCACGAAAGCCGACTGGCCGAGGCGCCAAAGGGGTTCCAAAGCTCGACGATCGATGCCAAGGGCTTTCCGGAGACGCGCTACACGCTCCAGATTTATATGGAGGACTGCACGGGTTGCGGACTCTGCGTTGAGGCATGCCCGGCCGTGAACCTCTCGGACACCAGCAAGAAGGCGATCAACCTGGTGAAGAAAGAGGGCCAGGAGGTCGATAACCGCAAAGTCCTCGAGTTCTTCGAGACGCTTCCCGCCAACGACCGCGCGCGCGTGGATTTCTCGACGATCCGGGGTGCGCAATTCCTGGAGCCCTTGTTCGAGTTCTCGGGCGCCTGCGCAGGATGTGGCGAGACCCCCTATGTCCGGCTGCTCTCTCAGTTGTTCGGCGATCGCATGATGGTGGCCAATGCCAGCGGATGCTCTTCGGTGTTTGGCGGTTGCCTTCCGACCACCCCCTGGACCCGCAATCACGAAGGAAGGGGTCCGGCCTGGGCGAACTCACTCTTCGAAGATAACGCCGAATTTGGGCTCGGCATGCGCGTCGCCGCCGACCGGCACCTGGAGCAAGCGCACAGGCTGCTGCACGAGTTCGAGCGTGAGATTGGCGAAGTCTTGGTGGACGATCTGATCCACGGTCCCCAACGTATGGAGTCGGAGATCCGGCTTCAAAGAGCGCGTGTTGCCGAGCTAAAGGAGAAGTTGAATGAACTTCTTGATCCGACCCTCGCCCATCGCTCTTCGCCCTTCGCTGCGCCTGAGTCGGCTTCAAGACTGCGAACTCTGCTCGCCCTCGCCGACCACCTGGTTCGCCGTTCGGTCTGGATCGTTGGCGGCGACGGCTGGGCCTATGACATCGGCAGCGCAGGCGTGGATCACGTGCTCGCGGGGGGTCGGGATGTGAACCTCTTGATCCTCGATAACGAGGTGTACGCCAACACCGGAGGCCAGCAGAGCAAGGCGACCCCGATGGCCGCGGTGGCGAAGTTCGCCAATGCCGGCAAGCGCGCGCCGAAAAAGGACCTCGCGCTTCAGGCGATCGCCTATGGAAACGTGTACGTGGCCCGAATCGCGCTCGGGGCGAACCCGCAGCAGGCACTAACGGCGTTCCGTGAGGCGGAAGCCTATCCGGGGCCGTCGCTGATCATTGCCTATGCCCACTGTATCGCGCACGGCATCCCCATGCAGCAGGGCTTACAGCAGCAGAGCCGGGCGGTGCACTGCGGCTATTGGCCGCTGATCCGCTACAACCCGGAGGTCCGGGCATCGGGCGAGAACCCGTTCTTGCTGGACTCCGCGAGGCCGACGAAAAACCTGGAGGATTACACGGAGAACGAGCTTCGCTACAGGATGCTGAGGTACACGAACCCGGAGCACGCGGACAGCATCTTCGAAGCCGCCCGCGACCAAATCCAACGCCACTGGAAGCTCTACGAGCAAATGGCAGAAATGGGCTAGTTCCCGTTATTGCTACCCACTCCTGCCGCGGAGATCATGGCCCATGCGGCCTGATGGAGCTCCTGATAGGTGTCAGCGTCGTAGGCCACCGTGTAGCCGTTCACCCGTCGCACGCCGATCAGCCGCGCCGCTTGGTCGGCTTCTTCGGATCTATTGCATTCGAGTTCGACGGTCCCGGGCAGCTTGGGGAGCCAAGTTTTGAGCGACTTGGCTCGCAGGCAACCGTCCTTCGCAGCGGCCTCGATCAGGGGTAGGGACTCGCAGGGCTCCAGACACAAGCCGCTGTAACGGCCGATGCCATGCTTCACCACTGCCGTGGCTACGCCAGGAAGCAGAGCAGCGGCCTCGTCGCAGCCGGCTTGATCGCTGCTCACGCAGACGATCGGTACACCGTAAGTCGCCGCGACCCCTGCGCTCAGACCGATCTCTCCCACGTCTTCGCCGTTGATCTTCAGGCGGTGGACCACCTTGCCCGAGATCGTGTGCTCCATGATGCCGCCCGCCGTGCCGGCTTTGGCGTGATAGCCGATCAGCATCGCCGCGTCGAAGCTTGAGCCCACGCCGATCATCATGCCGTCGGTGCCCGCGCCGTGGCCCGAAACCATGCGTGCGCCGGGCTCAAGCCTATCGACGAGGATGTTCTTGCTGTTGCCGTGAGAATCGCGCAGCACGATCTCCTTCGCGCCGGCATCTTTCGCGCCGCGGATGGCGGCATTCACGTCGTCGGTCATGCGCTCCCGGGCGAACTGGAAATCGTAGGTGGAAGGGTTCGGCCCTCCGCACTGCGACCAACTGACGAGCCCAGTAATGCCCTCGATGTCGACGGAAATGAAGACCTTCATGGGTAGGGAGGTTACCGGAATGCTCCGCTAATCCCCCAACACCGCCCTAGCAATCACCACCCGCTGGATCTCTGAGGTTCCCTCGTAGATTTCCGTGATGCGCTGGTCGCGGTAGAGGCGCTCTACCTTGAACTCCTTCATGAACCCGTAGCCGCCGTGGATCTGCAGCGCCTTGTGGCAAACCCGATGCGCCATCTCGCTGCAAAAGAGCTTGGTGATCGCCGATTCCTTCGTGTGCCGGAGGTGCTGGTCCTTCATCCACGCGGTGCGGTAGAGCATGGTCTTGGCCACTTCGACCTCGGTTGCCATGTCCGCGATCATGAACTGCAGCGCCTGAAAGTCCGCCAGCCTTTGCCCGAACTGCTTGCGGTCTTTGGCGTACTTCACCGCCTCCTCAAGCGCACCCTCGGCGATGCCGACCGCTTGCGCCGCGATGCCGATACGGCCGCCGTCGAGAGTGGTCAGGGCGACGTTGAGGCCCTTGTTCTCAACCCCCAGCAGGCAGGAAGCGGGAACACGGCAGTTGTCGAAGACCATCTCAGTCGTACTGCTCGTTCGGATGCCTAGCTTGTTCTCATGCTTGCCGACCTTGAAGCCAGGTGAAGAGCTGGGGAGGAGGAAAGCGGAAACTCCCTTGGCGCCCTTGTCCGGATCGGTCTGAAAGAACGCGATGATGGCATCAGCGATCCCGCCGTTCGTCGTGAAGTTCTTGGTGCCGTTCAAGATGAAGTCGTCGCCATCGCGGACCGCTGAAGCGTGAAGCGAACCGGGGTCGCTGCCCGCGCCGCCTTCCGTGAGCGAGAAGCAACCGAACCACTCGCCGGTGGCCAGCTTGGGAAGGTAAGTCTGCTTCTGCTCCTCGGTGCCCCATTTGACGATGGTGTCGTTGACCAGGGAGTTCTGCACGGAGACGCCCACCGAGGTCCCCGCGTCTACCTTGCTGAGCTCGATCATTACGCCCACGTAGGCGATCGCGCCCAGGTTTGTCCCGCCGTACTGTTCCGGCACCGTCATGCCTAGGAAACCTAGGGCACCAAGCTCCCGCAGGGCCTCAAGGTTGACCTCCTGCTTTTCGTCCAGTTCCTGGACCGCAGGCTCAAGCCGCTTTTCGGCGAACTTGCGGGCCTCGTCCCAGATCAATTGATGTTCTTCGCTAATCGAAAAGTCCATGTGCGCCTCACAACGAGTGAGTAGTATTGGAGCCTATTTGGGAGTGCGCGGGCTTGCCCGCGCCTTAACCCGACTTCACCAAGATTCTGTCAGGTCCGGCTCTCCGAAAGCGCGGGCAAGCCCGCGCACTCCCATACCTATACTTCCTGTGCCCGATGATCCTGGACCCAATCCTGAATATAGGTAATGATCGCGCTCGGGTCATCTCCGGGGCCGAAGAGCTTTCCAACGCCTAGATCGGCTAGCGTTTCCTGGTCCTTGGTCGGGATGATGCCCCCGCCCGTGAGCAGCCGGTCACCGATCCCCTCCTGCAGCATGAGCTCTCGGACCCTCCTGAAGTGCGTCATGTGGGCCCCGGACAGAACCGATAGCCCGATCACGTCGGCGTCTTCTTCGAGGGCCGCCGCCACGATCGCCTCAGGCGTTTGCCGAAGGCCCAGATAGACGACCTCCATGCCCGCTTCGACGAGCGACCGCGCCACGACCTTGGCGCCACGATCGTGCCCGTCCAGCCCAGGCTTGGCGACGACGACTTTGATCCTCTGCTTCGTTGCTGTCATTCCAGTTTCCAATCTCGTCCAAGGCTCCCACAATCAGGGGCCCGTAGCCGCAGGCTTCAGCCTGCGCACACGTCATTCCATTCCCTCAATAGAAAGCCGTCTCCCGATACTCGCCGAACACGCGGATGAGCGTTGCCGAGATTTCGCCAAGGGTGACGTAGTGCCGCGAACAATCGAGCAGATGCGGGATCAGGTTCTCCTTGGTC carries:
- the nifJ gene encoding pyruvate:ferredoxin (flavodoxin) oxidoreductase, giving the protein MIDGNEACAYVAYRLNEVCSIFPITPATPMAELADQWSSEGQKNLWGSVVDVIEMQSELGAAGTLHGALQSGALGTSFTSSQGLMLMIPNMFKIAGELTPCVIHVAARAMAANGISIFCDHQDVMAVRQTGFAQLASSSVQEAHDFALIAQAASLKARIPFLHFQDGFRTSHEVNKIELLSEDQMRALIDEEAILAHRLRAMNPDNPDIRGTVQNNDIYFQARETINPFYAKCPEIVQGVMDQLAALTGRAYRLFEYAGHPEAERVIISMGSGAETVRETVEYLAKQGEKVGAIQVHLFRPFSVSHFIQALPKTVRAIAVLDRTKEPGASGEPLYQDVLTAIFEDLGPRTSDLRPRIIGGRYGLAGKEFHPGMVKAVLDELLKDKPKNHFTLGIEDDVAHTSLSYDDGFSVESPKVHRALFYGLGADGTVGANKNTIKIIGEDPERFAQAYFVYDSKKSGSQTVSHLRFGPEPIHATYLIRAAQFVGCHSFGFIHRMDILERAAHGATLLLNSPYGPDEVWDYLPRPLQQGILDKGIQLYVIDATAVARETGLGSRTNTVLQTCFFAISGVLPREKAIAKIKKSIKDTYGKKGGEVVEMNFKAVDTTLERLHKVSIPTQVTSKRELLEPVSGDAPEFVRSVTAAMVAGKGDLLPVSKLPIDGAYPSGTTKYEKRNVADFVPIWDSGLCIQCGNCSVVCPHTCIRSRLFHESRLAEAPKGFQSSTIDAKGFPETRYTLQIYMEDCTGCGLCVEACPAVNLSDTSKKAINLVKKEGQEVDNRKVLEFFETLPANDRARVDFSTIRGAQFLEPLFEFSGACAGCGETPYVRLLSQLFGDRMMVANASGCSSVFGGCLPTTPWTRNHEGRGPAWANSLFEDNAEFGLGMRVAADRHLEQAHRLLHEFEREIGEVLVDDLIHGPQRMESEIRLQRARVAELKEKLNELLDPTLAHRSSPFAAPESASRLRTLLALADHLVRRSVWIVGGDGWAYDIGSAGVDHVLAGGRDVNLLILDNEVYANTGGQQSKATPMAAVAKFANAGKRAPKKDLALQAIAYGNVYVARIALGANPQQALTAFREAEAYPGPSLIIAYAHCIAHGIPMQQGLQQQSRAVHCGYWPLIRYNPEVRASGENPFLLDSARPTKNLEDYTENELRYRMLRYTNPEHADSIFEAARDQIQRHWKLYEQMAEMG
- a CDS encoding acyl-CoA dehydrogenase family protein, whose product is MDFSISEEHQLIWDEARKFAEKRLEPAVQELDEKQEVNLEALRELGALGFLGMTVPEQYGGTNLGAIAYVGVMIELSKVDAGTSVGVSVQNSLVNDTIVKWGTEEQKQTYLPKLATGEWFGCFSLTEGGAGSDPGSLHASAVRDGDDFILNGTKNFTTNGGIADAIIAFFQTDPDKGAKGVSAFLLPSSSPGFKVGKHENKLGIRTSSTTEMVFDNCRVPASCLLGVENKGLNVALTTLDGGRIGIAAQAVGIAEGALEEAVKYAKDRKQFGQRLADFQALQFMIADMATEVEVAKTMLYRTAWMKDQHLRHTKESAITKLFCSEMAHRVCHKALQIHGGYGFMKEFKVERLYRDQRITEIYEGTSEIQRVVIARAVLGD
- a CDS encoding cobalamin B12-binding domain-containing protein, whose protein sequence is MTATKQRIKVVVAKPGLDGHDRGAKVVARSLVEAGMEVVYLGLRQTPEAIVAAALEEDADVIGLSVLSGAHMTHFRRVRELMLQEGIGDRLLTGGGIIPTKDQETLADLGVGKLFGPGDDPSAIITYIQDWVQDHRAQEV
- a CDS encoding M55 family metallopeptidase, encoding MKVFISVDIEGITGLVSWSQCGGPNPSTYDFQFARERMTDDVNAAIRGAKDAGAKEIVLRDSHGNSKNILVDRLEPGARMVSGHGAGTDGMMIGVGSSFDAAMLIGYHAKAGTAGGIMEHTISGKVVHRLKINGEDVGEIGLSAGVAATYGVPIVCVSSDQAGCDEAAALLPGVATAVVKHGIGRYSGLCLEPCESLPLIEAAAKDGCLRAKSLKTWLPKLPGTVELECNRSEEADQAARLIGVRRVNGYTVAYDADTYQELHQAAWAMISAAGVGSNNGN